The genomic DNA TCTGATCGTAAATTTGCCTCAAAACGGGAGCCATTTTTATAGAGCAGCGTCCCGCGACGATCATCAAGTCGGACTGCCGCGGTGAGGCGCGGTAGACTTCGGCTCCGAAACGCGCGATATCGAAGCGGTCGGCGCTGGTCGCCATCATTTCGATAGCGCAGCAGGCCAGGCCAAACAGGGCCGGCCACAGCGATGCGCTGCGCCCCCACTCGATGAGCTTGCTGACCTGGGTCGTCAGAATGCCCGCTTCGCCATTTTTTACGTGCAATTCACGTCGCAGGCGGGGCGTCTGCGTATTGGAATAGGTCTGAACCGGCTCCCAG from Ktedonobacteraceae bacterium includes the following:
- a CDS encoding NADH-quinone oxidoreductase subunit B family protein; amino-acid sequence: MGVKNPWEPVQTYSNTQTPRLRRELHVKNGEAGILTTQVSKLIEWGRSASLWPALFGLACCAIEMMATSADRFDIARFGAEVYRASPRQSDLMIVAGRCSIKMAPVLRQIYDQMPDPKWVIAMGACASCGGVFNNYAIVQGVDKIVPVDVFIPGCPPTPEMLLFGFNELQRKIREGIPNPPDPLKASGLKLVGPTGDDL